One window from the genome of Bacillus weihaiensis encodes:
- the clpC gene encoding ATP-dependent protease ATP-binding subunit ClpC, whose protein sequence is MMFGRFTERAQKVLALAQEEAVRLGHNNIGTEHILLGLVSEGEGIAAKALVALGLGPEKIQKEVEGLIGRGQDASQTIHYTPRAKKVIELSMDEARKLGHSYVGTEHILLGLIREGEGVAARVLNNLGVSLNKARQQVLQLLGSNESSANHQGGSMTNANTPTLDSLARDLTAIAREGSLDPVIGRSKEIQRVIEVLSRRTKNNPVLIGEPGVGKTAIAEGLAQQIVQNEVPEILRDKRVMTLDMGTVVAGTKYRGEFEDRLKKVMDEIRQAGNIILFIDELHTLIGAGGAEGAIDASNILKPSLARGELQCIGATTLDEYRKYIEKDAALERRFQPIQVDEPSVDESIQILKGLRDRYEAHHRVSITDEAIDAAVKLSDRYISDRFLPDKAIDLIDEAGSKVRLRSFTTPPNLKELEQKLEEIRKEKDASVQSQEFEKAASLRDTEQRLREQLEETKKTWKEKQGQENTEVTLEDIAIVVSNWTGVPVSRLAQTETDKLLNMESLLHSRVVGQEEAVVAVAKAVRRARAGLKDPKRPIGSFVFLGPTGVGKTELARALAESIFGDEDAMIRIDMSEYMEKHSTSRLVGSPPGYVGYDEGGQLTEKVRRKPYSVVLLDEIEKAHPDVFNILLQVLEDGRLTDSKGRTVDFRNTILIMTSNVGASELKRNKFVGFNVQDETQNYKDMKGKVMDELKRAFRPEFINRIDEIIVFHSLEKKHLKEIVSLMADQLTKRLKEQDLSLELTAAAIEKIAEEGVDLEYGARPLRRSIQKNVEDRLSEELLRGNIHKGQKIVLDVENNEFVVKTTATEAVN, encoded by the coding sequence ATGATGTTTGGAAGATTTACAGAGCGTGCACAAAAAGTACTTGCATTAGCACAAGAAGAAGCTGTTCGACTTGGACATAACAATATAGGAACAGAACATATTTTATTAGGACTTGTAAGTGAAGGAGAAGGTATTGCAGCGAAAGCGTTAGTAGCCTTAGGATTAGGTCCTGAAAAAATTCAAAAGGAAGTGGAAGGGCTAATTGGGAGAGGGCAAGATGCTTCCCAAACCATTCACTATACACCAAGAGCGAAAAAAGTAATTGAGTTGTCCATGGATGAGGCACGAAAACTAGGTCATTCTTATGTAGGAACAGAACATATTCTTTTAGGTTTAATTCGCGAGGGTGAAGGTGTGGCTGCTCGTGTACTTAATAATTTAGGTGTGAGTTTAAATAAAGCAAGACAGCAGGTCCTTCAATTACTAGGAAGTAATGAATCTTCTGCTAATCATCAAGGTGGGAGCATGACAAATGCAAACACTCCTACATTAGATAGCCTTGCTCGTGATCTAACAGCGATCGCAAGAGAAGGTAGTTTAGATCCTGTTATTGGAAGAAGCAAGGAGATTCAACGTGTAATCGAAGTCCTTAGTCGTCGTACGAAAAACAACCCTGTATTAATTGGTGAGCCTGGAGTAGGTAAAACAGCAATCGCAGAAGGCTTGGCGCAACAAATTGTCCAAAATGAAGTGCCAGAAATTCTTCGTGATAAGCGTGTCATGACACTAGATATGGGTACTGTAGTTGCTGGTACAAAATATCGCGGGGAGTTTGAGGATCGACTTAAAAAAGTGATGGATGAAATTCGTCAAGCCGGTAACATCATTCTATTTATCGATGAGTTGCACACACTGATTGGAGCAGGTGGAGCTGAGGGTGCAATTGATGCATCTAATATTTTAAAACCTTCATTAGCAAGAGGAGAGCTTCAATGTATAGGTGCTACTACTCTTGATGAGTATCGAAAATACATTGAAAAAGATGCTGCGCTTGAGCGTCGTTTCCAACCAATTCAAGTAGATGAGCCGTCAGTAGACGAAAGTATTCAAATCCTTAAAGGGTTAAGAGACCGTTATGAAGCGCATCACAGAGTGTCAATTACTGACGAAGCAATTGATGCTGCTGTTAAATTATCAGATCGATACATTTCAGATCGTTTTTTACCAGATAAAGCAATTGATTTAATTGATGAAGCGGGATCAAAGGTAAGATTACGTTCATTTACAACACCACCGAATTTAAAAGAACTTGAGCAAAAGCTTGAGGAAATTCGTAAAGAAAAGGACGCTTCTGTCCAGAGTCAAGAGTTTGAAAAAGCAGCGTCTTTACGTGACACAGAGCAGCGTTTACGTGAACAACTAGAAGAAACAAAGAAAACATGGAAAGAAAAACAAGGGCAAGAAAATACTGAGGTAACATTAGAGGACATAGCAATTGTTGTTTCTAACTGGACGGGTGTACCTGTTTCAAGATTAGCTCAAACAGAAACAGATAAACTCCTAAATATGGAGTCACTTCTTCACTCAAGAGTGGTAGGTCAAGAAGAAGCTGTAGTTGCTGTTGCTAAAGCTGTAAGACGTGCACGTGCTGGATTGAAGGACCCTAAACGTCCTATTGGTTCATTTGTGTTTTTGGGACCTACGGGTGTAGGTAAAACAGAGCTTGCTAGAGCATTAGCGGAATCCATTTTCGGGGATGAGGATGCTATGATCCGCATTGATATGTCTGAGTATATGGAGAAGCACTCTACTTCTAGATTAGTTGGATCACCTCCTGGTTATGTAGGGTATGATGAAGGTGGACAATTAACAGAAAAAGTCCGTAGAAAGCCATATTCTGTTGTTCTTTTAGATGAAATTGAAAAAGCACATCCAGATGTATTTAATATTCTCCTACAAGTCTTGGAGGATGGGCGATTAACAGATTCTAAAGGTAGAACAGTTGACTTTAGAAATACGATTTTAATTATGACATCTAACGTTGGAGCAAGTGAGCTAAAACGCAATAAGTTTGTTGGATTTAATGTTCAAGATGAAACGCAAAATTATAAGGATATGAAAGGTAAAGTAATGGATGAGCTAAAACGAGCATTCAGACCTGAATTTATCAATCGTATTGACGAAATCATTGTTTTCCATTCATTAGAGAAAAAACACTTAAAAGAAATTGTTTCTCTTATGGCAGATCAACTAACAAAACGTCTAAAGGAGCAGGATTTATCTCTTGAGCTTACTGCAGCTGCTATTGAAAAAATTGCAGAAGAAGGCGTAGACTTAGAATACGGAGCGAGACCTTTACGTCGATCTATTCAGAAGAATGTAGAGGATCGTTTGTCAGAGGAATTATTAAGAGGAAATATCCACAAAGGTCAAAAGATTGTATTAGATGTTGAAAATAATGAGTTTGTTGTTAAAACAACGGCAACGGAAGCGGTAAACTAA
- the ispD gene encoding 2-C-methyl-D-erythritol 4-phosphate cytidylyltransferase produces MNYQVVIPAAGQGKRMKAGKNKQFIELNQIPLIIHTLRVFEKHSYCVGVILVINEAEVDDFQELLKKYKVTKVKHIVTGGSERQYSVYNGLKVASKDHLVLVHDGARPFVSHQCIEELVKTTTKTGAATLAVPVKDTITQVEDGVVEKTLNRSQLFSIQTPQAFHVDIILRAHERALQQNFLGTDDASLLEKSDQHVSIVLGDYTNIKVTTPEDLFIAEAILRR; encoded by the coding sequence ATGAATTATCAAGTCGTTATACCTGCTGCAGGGCAGGGGAAGCGAATGAAAGCGGGAAAGAATAAGCAGTTTATTGAATTAAATCAAATTCCTCTTATTATTCATACATTGAGGGTGTTCGAGAAACACTCCTATTGTGTTGGCGTTATTCTCGTGATTAATGAGGCGGAAGTCGATGACTTTCAAGAACTGCTAAAGAAGTATAAAGTAACGAAGGTGAAACATATCGTTACTGGTGGTTCGGAAAGACAGTATAGTGTATACAATGGATTAAAGGTAGCAAGTAAAGACCATTTAGTTTTGGTGCATGACGGGGCAAGACCTTTTGTGTCACATCAATGTATAGAGGAGCTCGTAAAGACCACAACTAAGACGGGTGCAGCTACATTAGCAGTGCCTGTAAAGGATACCATTACGCAGGTGGAAGATGGAGTTGTGGAAAAAACATTAAATAGGTCACAGTTATTTAGCATTCAGACACCTCAGGCTTTTCATGTAGATATCATTCTAAGGGCACATGAGCGTGCATTACAGCAGAATTTTCTTGGGACAGACGATGCTAGCCTCTTAGAAAAATCGGATCAACATGTATCAATTGTGTTAGGAGACTATACGAATATAAAGGTAACAACGCCAGAGGATTTGTTTATTGCTGAAGCAATCTTGCGGAGATAA
- a CDS encoding UvrB/UvrC motif-containing protein, with translation MICQECKERPATFHFTKVINGEKTEVHICEHCAKENSELFMFNGNTGFSLNNLLTGLLNMDHAFSKAEEPNVFKGEEIPHCSQCKMTLQQFKKVGRFGCSNCYQSFKEYIVPVLRRVHGGNTTHSGKVPKRIGGNIQLRKKIEELKKQIHQFIEQEEFEQAAKVRDEIRSLEKKISSIDEEGL, from the coding sequence ATGATTTGCCAGGAATGCAAAGAAAGACCGGCAACGTTTCACTTTACAAAAGTGATTAATGGTGAAAAAACAGAAGTTCATATTTGTGAGCATTGTGCAAAAGAAAATAGTGAGCTCTTTATGTTTAATGGAAATACGGGTTTTTCGTTAAATAATTTATTGACCGGTCTTCTAAATATGGATCATGCATTTTCGAAGGCGGAAGAACCTAATGTTTTTAAAGGGGAGGAAATTCCTCATTGCTCTCAATGCAAAATGACCCTCCAACAGTTCAAGAAAGTTGGTAGGTTTGGGTGTTCAAATTGTTACCAGTCTTTTAAAGAGTATATCGTTCCAGTCCTTCGTCGAGTTCATGGTGGAAATACGACTCACTCCGGTAAGGTTCCTAAAAGAATTGGTGGGAATATTCAGCTTCGAAAAAAAATTGAGGAATTAAAAAAACAAATCCATCAATTTATCGAGCAGGAAGAATTTGAACAAGCGGCAAAGGTAAGAGATGAGATAAGGTCGTTAGAGAAAAAAATAAGTAGTATTGATGAGGAGGGATTATAA
- a CDS encoding PIN/TRAM domain-containing protein translates to MLIKRIIQLLFLSIGGMLGILFMPKLLELLNMQNIPFIDTPYTLAVLGAIIFFVATFWLVDYVVNWIKVLEEAVVKAPVTDVLFGSLGLIFGLIIAFLIVIPLKDIQYQVFNTIIPFFLTLLLGYLGFQIGFKKRDELVNLFTAQNKIGKKKVAEEEQEVEDKKLKILDTSVIIDGRIADICQTGFLEGTIVIPQFVLEELQHIADSSDVLKRNRGRRGLDILNRIQKELSINVEIYEGDFEDIQEVDSKLVKLAKLTSGVVVTNDFNLNKVCELQKVHVLNINDLANAVKPVVLPGEEMNVQVIKDGKEHNQGVAYLDDGTMIVVEEGRNYIGKHIDVLVTSVLQTSAGRMIFAKPKLLEKAL, encoded by the coding sequence ATGTTAATAAAACGCATTATTCAATTATTATTCCTTAGTATTGGCGGCATGTTAGGAATTTTGTTCATGCCAAAATTATTAGAACTACTAAATATGCAAAACATACCTTTTATTGATACACCGTATACACTAGCAGTCCTGGGTGCAATCATCTTTTTTGTTGCAACATTTTGGTTAGTTGATTATGTGGTAAATTGGATAAAGGTTTTAGAAGAGGCAGTCGTAAAAGCACCTGTTACAGATGTATTATTTGGAAGTTTAGGATTAATATTCGGTCTTATAATTGCTTTTCTTATCGTTATTCCTTTAAAGGATATTCAATATCAGGTCTTTAACACGATTATTCCTTTTTTCCTAACCCTTTTACTTGGTTATCTCGGGTTCCAAATTGGCTTTAAGAAAAGGGATGAGCTAGTTAATCTTTTTACCGCCCAAAATAAAATCGGTAAGAAAAAAGTAGCTGAGGAAGAACAAGAGGTTGAAGATAAAAAGCTAAAGATTTTAGATACGAGTGTCATTATAGATGGAAGAATAGCTGACATTTGTCAAACGGGTTTTCTAGAAGGAACCATTGTAATTCCCCAATTCGTCTTAGAAGAATTACAGCATATTGCCGATTCTTCAGATGTGTTAAAGCGAAATAGAGGACGTCGCGGTCTGGATATTTTAAATCGTATTCAAAAGGAATTATCTATTAATGTTGAGATTTATGAAGGAGATTTTGAAGATATTCAGGAAGTAGACAGTAAGCTAGTTAAACTAGCTAAGCTCACTTCTGGCGTTGTTGTAACAAATGATTTCAACCTCAATAAAGTCTGTGAATTACAAAAGGTCCATGTCTTAAATATTAATGATCTTGCAAATGCTGTGAAGCCTGTTGTCCTACCTGGGGAAGAAATGAATGTTCAGGTGATTAAGGATGGTAAGGAACATAATCAAGGTGTGGCGTATTTAGATGACGGGACAATGATTGTCGTTGAAGAAGGTAGAAATTACATTGGGAAGCATATTGATGTGCTAGTTACAAGCGTTCTTCAAACATCGGCTGGGCGAATGATTTTTGCCAAGCCTAAGCTGTTAGAAAAAGCTTTATAA
- a CDS encoding MgtC/SapB family protein: MGELLNENTMTMFSRIVIAAVLCGFIGLEREVKNHPAGFRTHLLVGVGSCLMMVLSLFGFEDYMKDAQHVQFDPARIPSYVISGIGFLGGGTILVKGATVRGLTTAASIWIVAGLGLVIGAGLYGLACFTTIIVLLSLIFLNRLEKYMSKEKFRKKMKVMIQSKRTSIDEVVKKLSSIDVQVNRIVLSSCRKDREGQAIFYYQLDINVLSNDHQKLERIMVDIQEVEKIF; this comes from the coding sequence ATGGGTGAATTATTGAATGAAAATACAATGACAATGTTTAGTAGGATTGTGATTGCAGCAGTTTTGTGTGGATTTATCGGATTAGAACGAGAGGTTAAGAATCATCCAGCTGGTTTTCGAACACATTTATTAGTGGGGGTAGGATCCTGTTTAATGATGGTTCTCTCACTATTTGGTTTTGAGGATTATATGAAAGATGCACAGCATGTCCAATTTGATCCAGCTAGAATTCCATCATACGTGATTAGTGGAATTGGTTTTTTAGGGGGAGGTACCATTTTAGTAAAAGGGGCAACTGTGCGTGGTTTAACGACTGCTGCATCTATTTGGATCGTTGCTGGCTTAGGACTAGTCATTGGGGCAGGATTGTATGGTTTAGCCTGCTTTACCACGATAATTGTACTTTTATCATTAATTTTCCTTAATAGGCTTGAAAAGTATATGTCTAAAGAGAAATTTAGAAAAAAAATGAAGGTTATGATTCAGTCAAAAAGAACTTCAATAGATGAGGTTGTAAAAAAGCTCTCATCCATAGATGTTCAAGTGAATAGAATAGTATTGAGCTCTTGTAGAAAGGATCGAGAGGGTCAAGCCATTTTTTATTATCAATTAGATATAAACGTTCTTTCAAACGATCATCAAAAGCTAGAGAGAATTATGGTTGACATTCAAGAAGTAGAAAAAATATTTTAA
- the radA gene encoding DNA repair protein RadA: MAKSKVKFICQSCGYESAKWMGKCPGCGEWNTMTEEVLKQATPRRAVFAHSTQTVQKPSPITKIETTQEPRIYTNMKEFNRVLGSGIVKGSLVLIGGDPGIGKSTLLLQVSSQLADNHHDVLYISGEESVKQTKLRADRLGVKSDKLLVLSETDLSFISKAIEETQPSFVVVDSIQTVFHSEISSAPGSVSQVRESTAELMRIAKTKGIAVFIVGHVTKEGSIAGPRLLEHMVDTVLYFEGERHHTYRILRAVKNRFGSTNEMGIFEMKEVGLEEVQNPSEIFLEERSKGASGSTVVASMEGTRPVLVEIQALISPTSFGNPRRMATGIDHNRVPLLMAVLEKRVGLLLQNQDAYLKVAGGVKLDEPAIDLAVAVSIASSFKDAPPKPTDVIIGEVGLTGEVRRVSRIEQRVTEAAKLGFKRAIIPEANIGGWNAPKDIEIVGVKNVAEALYKTLGG; the protein is encoded by the coding sequence ATGGCAAAATCTAAGGTGAAATTTATATGTCAATCCTGTGGGTATGAATCTGCAAAGTGGATGGGTAAATGCCCAGGATGTGGTGAATGGAATACCATGACTGAAGAGGTTCTAAAGCAAGCCACACCTCGACGAGCAGTTTTCGCCCATTCTACTCAAACCGTACAAAAGCCTTCCCCTATTACTAAGATCGAAACAACCCAAGAGCCAAGAATATACACGAATATGAAAGAATTTAATCGCGTACTAGGTAGTGGGATCGTCAAAGGGTCATTAGTATTAATTGGTGGAGACCCCGGAATAGGTAAATCAACCTTGCTTTTACAGGTATCTTCTCAATTAGCTGATAATCATCACGATGTCCTTTATATTTCGGGAGAAGAATCTGTTAAACAAACTAAACTACGCGCTGACCGTTTAGGTGTAAAGTCAGATAAATTATTAGTTCTTTCAGAGACAGATTTAAGCTTTATTTCTAAAGCAATTGAAGAAACACAACCATCATTTGTTGTTGTGGATTCTATACAAACCGTCTTTCATAGTGAGATTAGTTCTGCACCAGGGAGTGTATCACAAGTGAGGGAGTCGACGGCAGAATTAATGAGAATTGCTAAAACAAAAGGGATTGCTGTTTTTATCGTTGGCCATGTAACGAAGGAAGGGTCAATTGCAGGACCGCGTTTGTTAGAACATATGGTTGATACGGTATTATATTTTGAAGGAGAAAGACATCATACCTACCGAATATTACGAGCTGTTAAAAATCGATTTGGCTCTACAAATGAAATGGGCATTTTTGAAATGAAGGAAGTGGGCTTAGAAGAGGTACAAAATCCTTCGGAAATCTTCCTTGAAGAGCGCTCAAAAGGAGCATCTGGCTCCACTGTTGTTGCATCGATGGAAGGTACGAGGCCCGTTTTAGTTGAGATTCAAGCTCTTATATCACCAACTAGCTTCGGTAATCCAAGGAGGATGGCAACAGGGATCGATCACAATCGGGTTCCTTTGCTGATGGCTGTTTTAGAAAAGAGAGTAGGTCTACTTTTACAAAATCAAGATGCTTATTTGAAAGTAGCAGGTGGTGTGAAGTTAGATGAACCTGCCATTGATTTAGCCGTTGCTGTTAGTATTGCATCAAGCTTTAAAGACGCACCTCCGAAGCCAACAGATGTCATTATTGGGGAAGTTGGATTAACAGGAGAGGTCAGAAGAGTTTCTCGAATTGAACAGCGAGTGACAGAAGCGGCGAAATTAGGATTTAAAAGGGCAATCATTCCAGAAGCGAATATTGGAGGATGGAACGCACCTAAAGATATTGAAATCGTTGGCGTAAAAAACGTAGCAGAGGCCCTATATAAAACATTAGGGGGTTAA
- the disA gene encoding DNA integrity scanning diadenylate cyclase DisA: MTDIENPTGEKTLNEILQFVAPGTPIREGIENVLRAKTGGLIVVGHNKKVKEVIDGGFSIQCPFSSAHLYELAKMDGAIILSDAGDEILFANAQLVPESGIYSSETGMRHRTAERVAKQTGNLVIAISQRRNVITLYHGELRYALRDIGVILTKANQAIQTLEKYKLVLDQSIRTLGALELEELVTYKEVLQVLHRFEMVLRIKDEINDYVNELGAEGHLIRLQLAELLTGLEEEAALLIKDYANTKIMDPYPIIKQLQDLSSFELLEDTVLFRLLGYSTYTNIDSPVISRGYRILNKIPRLPSIIIENLVTTYKNLKLILQASVEQLDEVEGIGEVRARKIKEGLKRLKEQLQIDKNI, encoded by the coding sequence ATGACGGACATCGAGAATCCTACTGGAGAAAAGACCTTAAATGAAATCCTGCAATTTGTTGCACCTGGTACTCCAATTAGAGAGGGGATTGAAAATGTCCTTCGTGCTAAAACAGGTGGACTAATTGTTGTTGGACATAACAAAAAGGTAAAGGAAGTGATTGATGGTGGGTTTTCGATTCAATGTCCCTTTTCCTCTGCACATTTATATGAATTAGCAAAAATGGATGGAGCTATTATTTTAAGTGATGCAGGAGATGAGATCTTGTTCGCCAATGCGCAGTTGGTTCCTGAATCCGGGATTTATTCGTCAGAGACAGGAATGAGGCATAGGACAGCTGAACGAGTGGCAAAGCAGACAGGTAACTTGGTTATTGCCATCTCACAACGCAGAAATGTCATTACGCTCTATCATGGTGAATTGAGGTATGCTTTAAGAGATATAGGTGTCATCCTTACAAAAGCAAATCAAGCGATTCAGACACTAGAAAAATATAAGCTGGTTTTGGATCAATCCATTCGAACATTAGGTGCTTTAGAGTTAGAAGAGCTTGTGACTTATAAAGAGGTGTTACAGGTATTGCACCGCTTTGAAATGGTTTTAAGAATCAAGGATGAGATAAATGACTATGTGAATGAATTAGGAGCAGAAGGACACCTTATTCGGTTACAGCTTGCAGAGCTTCTGACAGGGCTTGAAGAAGAAGCGGCATTATTAATAAAAGACTATGCGAATACTAAAATCATGGATCCATATCCAATTATTAAACAGCTTCAGGATCTATCTAGCTTTGAACTGTTGGAGGATACTGTGCTCTTTCGATTATTGGGCTATTCAACGTATACAAATATAGACAGCCCTGTTATATCGAGAGGATACCGAATTCTAAATAAAATCCCTAGACTTCCATCTATAATTATTGAAAATTTAGTGACAACCTATAAAAACCTGAAACTTATTCTACAGGCATCCGTAGAACAGTTAGATGAGGTAGAAGGGATAGGTGAAGTACGGGCTAGAAAGATTAAAGAGGGATTAAAAAGATTAAAGGAACAGCTTCAAATCGATAAGAATATATAA
- a CDS encoding protein arginine kinase, with translation MSLQNFMNKAMSAWMSQDGPDSDIVLSSRIRLARNMEQYKFPTLASDDEAKGVLEFFETTYANKTFKNLGQLELVKMNDLQPIQKRVLVEKHLISPNLADHSVFGGCLLSENEEVSIMINEEDHIRIQCLYPGLQLEEALATASSLDDWIEEEVDYAFDEQKGYLTSCPTNVGTGLRASVMMHLPALVLTQRINRIIPAINQLGLVVRGIYGEGSEAIGNLFQISNQITLGKSEEDIVEDLLSVVQQLITQERTTREALYQSSHVQVEDRVYRSYGTLAYSRIIESNETAKCLSDVRLGIDLGIIKDISRNILNELMILTQPGFLQQYFGGSLRPNERDIRRAALIRERLKLEMERNQRMEDDGL, from the coding sequence GTGTCACTCCAAAATTTCATGAATAAAGCGATGAGTGCTTGGATGAGTCAGGATGGACCTGATTCAGATATTGTTCTAAGTAGTCGCATCCGATTAGCTCGTAATATGGAGCAATATAAGTTTCCTACCTTAGCTTCAGATGATGAAGCTAAAGGAGTTCTAGAATTCTTTGAAACAACATATGCAAATAAGACATTCAAAAATTTAGGCCAATTAGAATTAGTGAAAATGAATGACCTACAGCCTATTCAAAAGCGAGTGCTAGTAGAGAAGCATTTGATCAGTCCTAACTTAGCAGACCATTCCGTATTTGGTGGATGTCTCCTATCTGAGAATGAAGAAGTAAGTATTATGATCAATGAAGAAGATCATATACGAATTCAATGCTTGTATCCTGGTCTTCAGCTAGAAGAAGCGCTCGCAACGGCAAGTTCCCTTGACGATTGGATAGAAGAAGAGGTTGACTATGCATTTGATGAGCAAAAAGGGTATTTAACAAGCTGTCCAACAAATGTAGGAACAGGGTTAAGAGCATCTGTTATGATGCATTTACCTGCATTGGTCTTAACGCAGAGAATCAATCGAATTATTCCAGCTATTAATCAATTAGGTTTAGTTGTTAGAGGAATTTATGGTGAAGGCAGCGAAGCTATAGGAAACCTTTTTCAAATTTCTAATCAAATCACTTTAGGTAAGTCAGAGGAAGATATTGTTGAGGATTTACTGAGTGTTGTTCAGCAATTAATTACACAAGAGCGCACAACTAGAGAGGCACTCTATCAATCATCTCATGTGCAAGTAGAGGATCGTGTTTATCGTTCCTATGGGACGTTAGCATATAGTCGAATTATTGAATCGAATGAAACAGCAAAGTGTTTATCAGACGTTCGATTAGGCATTGATTTAGGTATTATCAAGGATATTTCTAGAAATATCTTAAATGAGTTAATGATTTTAACCCAACCAGGCTTTCTACAGCAATACTTTGGAGGTTCTTTACGTCCAAATGAAAGAGATATTCGCCGTGCTGCATTAATTAGAGAGCGTCTTAAACTAGAAATGGAACGTAATCAACGGATGGAGGATGATGGATTATGA
- a CDS encoding CtsR family transcriptional regulator, with protein MRNISDIIEQYLKTVLDDSGREIVEIKRSEIADKFQCVPSQINYVINTRFTIERGYVVESKRGGGGYIRIIKVQANNQAHLLDQIIHLIGQRLPQASAEDIVSRLVSEEVISPREAKLMLSVIDRSVLYIELPHRDELRARMVKAMLTSLKYK; from the coding sequence GTGAGGAATATTTCGGACATTATTGAACAGTACTTGAAAACAGTGCTTGATGATAGTGGGAGAGAAATAGTTGAAATAAAACGCAGTGAGATTGCCGATAAATTTCAGTGTGTTCCTTCACAGATTAACTATGTTATCAATACGAGATTTACGATTGAGAGAGGATATGTAGTTGAGAGTAAGCGTGGTGGTGGTGGATACATTCGCATCATTAAAGTACAGGCTAACAATCAGGCGCACCTTCTTGATCAAATCATACATTTAATAGGTCAAAGGCTACCTCAAGCATCAGCAGAGGATATTGTTAGTCGATTAGTCTCAGAGGAAGTGATTTCTCCTAGAGAAGCAAAGCTGATGCTTAGTGTCATTGATCGTTCGGTTTTATATATTGAGTTACCACATCGTGATGAGCTAAGAGCAAGAATGGTTAAAGCCATGTTAACTTCTTTGAAATATAAGTAA